One Cellulomonas soli DNA window includes the following coding sequences:
- a CDS encoding LacI family DNA-binding transcriptional regulator yields the protein MQENGSNTRKVTTLSDVAKLAGVSIATASKALNGRAQVKAETRERVVSAAEQLNFSPNVLAQHLLSGRSGTVGLVTHDLDGRFSIPTLMGAEDAAGTGNMSVFLCDARGDSLREQFHVQALLGRRVDGLIVVGARPDPRPSLGRKLPIPVVYAYAPSTDPRDMSIVSDNVGGGRLVAEHLLACGRTRIAVVMGDPGYGAAHDRVTGAVQAFDAAGIGMLGGQALYGSWSEEWGRTAAGIVLAQHPDVDAVLCGSDQIARGVLDTLRESGRRVPDDIAVSGYDNWELLALNARPQLTSVDMELETLGRRAAARLFEAIDGTPISGTETLSARLVPRGSTGPLPSTGQHTAARS from the coding sequence ATGCAGGAGAACGGCAGCAACACGCGCAAGGTCACGACGCTCTCGGACGTCGCCAAGCTCGCAGGAGTCTCGATCGCGACCGCCTCGAAGGCGCTCAACGGACGCGCCCAGGTCAAGGCCGAAACCCGTGAACGGGTCGTTTCTGCGGCGGAGCAGCTGAACTTCTCGCCGAATGTCCTCGCCCAGCACCTGCTCTCCGGCCGCTCCGGCACCGTCGGCCTGGTCACCCACGACCTCGACGGCCGGTTCTCGATCCCCACGCTCATGGGCGCCGAGGACGCGGCCGGCACCGGCAACATGTCGGTCTTCCTCTGCGACGCCCGCGGCGACTCGTTGCGCGAGCAGTTCCACGTGCAGGCGCTCCTCGGCCGGCGCGTCGACGGCCTCATCGTCGTCGGCGCCCGGCCCGACCCCCGGCCCTCGCTCGGACGCAAGCTGCCGATCCCCGTCGTCTACGCCTACGCCCCCTCGACCGACCCCCGCGACATGTCGATCGTCAGCGACAACGTCGGAGGCGGTCGCCTCGTCGCCGAGCACCTGCTCGCCTGCGGGCGTACCCGGATCGCCGTCGTCATGGGCGACCCCGGCTACGGCGCCGCGCACGACCGCGTCACCGGGGCCGTGCAGGCCTTCGACGCCGCCGGCATCGGCATGCTCGGTGGTCAGGCGCTGTACGGCAGCTGGTCCGAGGAGTGGGGCCGCACCGCGGCAGGCATCGTGCTCGCCCAGCACCCGGACGTCGACGCCGTCCTGTGCGGCAGCGACCAGATCGCCCGCGGGGTCCTCGACACGCTCCGCGAGTCCGGCCGCCGGGTCCCCGACGACATCGCCGTCAGCGGCTACGACAACTGGGAGCTGCTGGCCCTCAACGCGCGACCGCAGCTGACCAGCGTCGACATGGAGCTGGAGACCCTCGGCCGGCGTGCGGCGGCCCGGCTCTTCGAGGCGATCGACGGCACACCGATCTCCGGCACCGAGACGCTGTCGGCACGACTCGTGCCACGCGGGTCCACCGGCCCTCTCCCCAGCACCGGGCAGCACACGGCCGCCCGCTCCTGA